One window from the genome of Thermodesulfobacteriota bacterium encodes:
- a CDS encoding nucleotidyltransferase domain-containing protein, with protein MAQNKSSIEEKFVKKISSLFSDHIVSVTFFGSRARGVPKPGSDYDFVIVLKEKDRKIIDGIYEIVTDFLIRYGVDISLKIYKEEQFLRMASYPTPFLASILKTGKELWTQKQKT; from the coding sequence ATGGCTCAAAATAAAAGTTCTATCGAAGAAAAGTTTGTAAAAAAAATTTCCTCATTATTCTCTGACCATATTGTGTCGGTCACTTTTTTCGGTTCAAGGGCTAGGGGGGTTCCAAAACCGGGATCAGATTACGACTTCGTCATTGTCCTGAAGGAAAAGGATAGAAAGATTATCGATGGAATCTACGAGATCGTCACGGACTTTCTGATTCGATATGGCGTTGACATCTCTCTCAAGATTTATAAAGAGGAACAATTCCTCAGAATGGCTTCCTATCCGACACCATTTCTTGCGTCCATTCTAAAAACAGGAAAAGAATTGTGGACCCAAAAACAAAAGACTTGA
- the mutY gene encoding A/G-specific adenine glycosylase, with translation MLQPGLKKKIQSGLLQWFEKNQRELPWRKTKDPYAIWVSEIMLQQTQVATVIPYYRKFLKTFPTVRSLARADLSKVLKVWEGLGYYSRARNLHRASQVIVSRFNGKIPDNIRDLLSLPGVGKSTAGAVLSIAFNQEVPILDGNVKRVLSRFFALSGATHKTEKILWKYSASLIPKGHAASFNQALMDLGATTCIPKNPFCLQCPINFLCKGYRLGEPERFPTRPVKKKIPHIEAVAAVIQKDDKLLLKQRPSKGFLGGLWEFPNWRLDGQRDLTVYLREKVKKELGLKVKCKVFLGTFQQTYSHFKLTLHVFRCQTLNPIAKGEWVAIKKLKLLPMPKIARRICENLLH, from the coding sequence GTGTTGCAGCCTGGTTTAAAAAAGAAGATCCAATCCGGACTCCTTCAATGGTTTGAAAAAAACCAGAGAGAACTCCCCTGGCGAAAAACGAAAGATCCCTACGCCATCTGGGTATCGGAGATCATGCTTCAACAGACCCAGGTGGCAACCGTCATTCCCTACTACCGGAAATTTCTAAAGACCTTTCCAACGGTGCGATCCCTTGCGAGGGCCGATTTATCGAAGGTCCTGAAAGTCTGGGAAGGGCTTGGCTACTACTCGAGAGCGAGAAATTTGCACCGAGCCTCACAGGTAATCGTGAGCCGTTTTAACGGGAAAATTCCTGACAACATCAGAGACCTCCTCAGCCTCCCCGGGGTGGGTAAATCCACGGCGGGCGCCGTTCTCTCCATTGCCTTCAACCAGGAGGTACCCATTCTCGATGGAAATGTGAAGAGGGTTCTTTCGAGATTCTTTGCCCTATCAGGAGCTACCCACAAGACGGAGAAAATCTTATGGAAATACTCAGCCTCCTTGATTCCAAAGGGCCATGCCGCCTCGTTTAATCAGGCGCTCATGGACCTTGGCGCCACCACGTGCATCCCAAAAAACCCTTTCTGCCTTCAGTGCCCTATCAACTTTCTCTGCAAGGGATACCGTCTGGGAGAACCAGAACGATTTCCAACCAGGCCAGTTAAAAAAAAGATCCCTCACATCGAAGCGGTTGCCGCTGTGATTCAAAAAGATGATAAACTTCTCCTAAAGCAGAGGCCCTCGAAAGGGTTTTTGGGAGGGCTGTGGGAATTTCCAAACTGGAGATTAGATGGGCAAAGAGACTTAACCGTATACTTACGAGAAAAAGTTAAGAAGGAATTGGGGCTAAAGGTGAAATGTAAGGTCTTCCTTGGCACCTTCCAACAAACTTACTCCCACTTCAAACTCACCCTCCATGTATTTCGGTGCCAAACTCTTAACCCCATAGCAAAAGGAGAATGGGTCGCCATCAAAAAATTAAAGCTTCTCCCCATGCCAAAGATCGCCCGCAGGATTTGCGAAAATCTATTGCATTAA